A window of the Solidesulfovibrio fructosivorans JJ] genome harbors these coding sequences:
- a CDS encoding phytoene desaturase family protein, protein MDRRFFLQISALAAAHSLLGWKFAGAAPQPTPEGEYDAIVVGAGLGGLTCAAYLARNSFKTILLEQYDVPGGYATSFTRISEQGDFPCEVSLHSSVLGAGHARQLLTELGVWDKLALVDHPHAWCSRFPDLSLDVPAKCGLAGFESQLSGMFPTEAKGLAEYFRMWRGVMTETHTLDKGLAESNRSQFPTLFPNLWMIRDKTVGQLVDAHVRDPKLKAILTQSCGYYGLPPSQLSAFYYLLPTGDYLENGGSYVKGTSQNLSNALAKAVTDAGGEVLYGTRVGSIVMGKGRVTGVKTHDGREFKAKVVVCNASAPQVFGKLLPSGSVPKDERSKLETYTYSPSSFIVWLGLNRDITKQFSHPAISYYASYDQDANYKNAIDCNFKKSGFSLMVYDNLVSGYSPSGCSSVSIMGLCGYGAWKEMEGDYLAGRKTQYNKKKQKLTDLLISLAEERAIPGLSKMIVMSDSATPLTNFRFTLNTAGALYGYNQSTDNSFMSRLSNKTGVPGLYLASAWGNPGGGFGGALLGGKSAFKSIAEDKVA, encoded by the coding sequence ATGGATCGCAGGTTTTTTCTCCAGATCTCGGCACTTGCCGCCGCACACTCTTTGCTTGGGTGGAAATTCGCAGGGGCAGCCCCGCAGCCAACTCCTGAGGGCGAGTATGATGCTATTGTCGTTGGCGCAGGCTTAGGAGGACTGACCTGTGCGGCCTATCTGGCCAGAAATAGCTTTAAAACAATACTGCTCGAACAGTACGACGTACCGGGAGGTTATGCGACTTCCTTTACGCGTATTTCAGAACAAGGCGATTTCCCTTGCGAGGTTTCACTTCACTCCTCTGTACTTGGCGCGGGACATGCTCGGCAGCTCCTGACGGAACTCGGTGTCTGGGATAAGCTCGCCCTGGTCGACCATCCCCATGCCTGGTGTTCGAGGTTTCCCGATCTTTCTCTTGACGTTCCTGCAAAATGCGGATTGGCAGGTTTTGAAAGCCAGCTGTCAGGCATGTTTCCTACGGAGGCCAAAGGTCTGGCAGAGTATTTCAGGATGTGGCGCGGCGTTATGACTGAAACCCATACCCTGGACAAGGGGCTGGCCGAATCCAACAGGTCCCAATTCCCGACCTTGTTTCCCAATCTTTGGATGATCCGGGACAAGACCGTTGGACAGCTCGTGGACGCGCACGTACGCGATCCCAAACTTAAAGCGATCCTCACCCAGAGCTGCGGCTACTACGGGTTGCCCCCATCACAACTTTCGGCGTTTTATTATCTGCTCCCGACTGGCGACTATCTTGAAAATGGAGGATCCTACGTCAAAGGAACATCCCAGAACCTGTCCAATGCATTGGCTAAGGCCGTCACGGACGCGGGTGGAGAAGTACTCTACGGGACAAGGGTGGGCTCCATAGTGATGGGCAAAGGAAGGGTGACGGGGGTCAAGACCCATGACGGCCGTGAGTTTAAAGCCAAAGTTGTTGTCTGCAACGCCAGCGCGCCGCAGGTGTTTGGAAAGCTTCTCCCCAGTGGCAGCGTTCCCAAAGACGAGCGGTCAAAACTGGAAACATATACCTATAGTCCGAGCAGCTTCATCGTATGGCTGGGACTGAACCGGGATATTACCAAACAGTTCAGCCATCCTGCTATATCTTACTATGCCAGCTACGATCAGGATGCCAATTATAAAAACGCCATTGACTGCAATTTCAAAAAGTCCGGATTCTCGCTTATGGTCTATGACAATCTTGTTTCCGGGTATTCCCCTTCAGGTTGCTCAAGCGTAAGTATAATGGGTCTCTGCGGCTATGGCGCTTGGAAAGAGATGGAAGGCGATTATCTTGCAGGGAGGAAGACGCAATACAATAAAAAGAAACAGAAGCTAACGGATCTGCTGATCAGTTTGGCTGAAGAAAGAGCCATCCCGGGCTTGTCAAAGATGATTGTCATGAGTGACAGCGCCACGCCGTTGACTAACTTTCGCTTTACCCTGAATACGGCTGGAGCTCTTTACGGCTACAATCAAAGCACGGATAACTCCTTCATGAGTCGACTTTCCAACAAGACGGGTGTGCCGGGGCTCTACCTGGCCAGCGCCTGGGGAAATCCAGGAGGGGGCTTTGGTGGGGCGCTCTTGGGAGGGAAAAGCGCATTCAAGAGCATCGCTGAGGACAAAGTAGCATAG
- a CDS encoding sensor histidine kinase encodes MDVTAALRERVKELDCLYEITRLSQRHDWTLEEILSGVGGIVARAWQYPEIACVKLTVGGRSFTTPATRRPVAKQSSPVRIHGEIVGHIEVGYCGQRPPCDEGPFLREERHLLDAVADHLGRIIEARENEERLRRLSQELIKAQEHERQRIARELHDDVGQTLSVTRMHLEGLLPLLGCDGRDELQGVREKVQECSTRLGTSIMALRDLAYNLLPPALTQLGLAETAYRLCEELSARHGITITFFADGMEALRLPFETNINLYRVLQEGLANACRHGHCSSITVRLIASHPHCLLHITDDGHGFDPEARLPQALAEKHMGIWSMRQRIRLLGGRFTLRSRPGKGVRIKVEVPTQGQGVCPAP; translated from the coding sequence TTGGACGTCACGGCGGCTTTGCGCGAACGCGTCAAGGAATTGGATTGCCTCTATGAGATCACACGGCTCTCACAGCGCCACGACTGGACTCTTGAGGAAATCCTGTCCGGTGTGGGCGGGATCGTGGCCCGGGCCTGGCAATACCCGGAAATCGCTTGCGTAAAATTGACGGTCGGCGGCCGTAGCTTCACAACGCCCGCAACGCGGCGGCCCGTAGCGAAACAGTCGAGCCCGGTCCGGATCCACGGGGAAATCGTCGGGCACATCGAGGTCGGCTATTGCGGCCAGCGCCCCCCCTGTGACGAGGGGCCTTTCCTGCGTGAGGAGCGCCATCTGCTCGATGCGGTCGCCGACCATCTCGGGAGAATCATCGAAGCGCGCGAAAATGAGGAACGGCTGCGGCGGCTGTCCCAGGAACTCATCAAGGCGCAGGAACACGAGCGCCAGCGCATCGCCCGCGAACTGCACGATGACGTGGGCCAGACCCTGTCCGTAACCCGTATGCACCTGGAAGGCCTCCTGCCTCTGCTCGGCTGCGACGGCCGGGACGAGTTGCAAGGGGTCCGGGAAAAGGTCCAGGAGTGTTCCACCCGCCTTGGGACGTCCATCATGGCGCTTCGCGATCTGGCGTACAACCTCCTGCCGCCGGCGCTCACCCAACTCGGGCTGGCCGAGACCGCCTACCGGTTGTGCGAAGAATTGTCCGCCCGTCATGGCATAACCATCACCTTCTTTGCCGACGGCATGGAGGCCCTCCGCCTGCCCTTTGAAACAAACATCAACTTATACCGGGTGTTGCAGGAAGGATTGGCCAACGCCTGTCGCCACGGGCACTGTTCCAGCATTACCGTGCGCTTGATCGCCTCGCATCCCCACTGCCTGCTGCATATCACCGACGACGGCCACGGGTTTGATCCCGAGGCGCGCCTTCCCCAGGCCCTGGCGGAAAAGCACATGGGGATCTGGAGCATGCGCCAGCGTATCCGGCTGCTCGGCGGACGGTTCACGCTGCGATCGCGCCCGGGCAAGGGGGTGCGCATCAAGGTGGAAGTCCCCACACAAGGACAGGGCGTATGTCCGGCCCCTTGA
- a CDS encoding Hsp70 family protein has protein sequence MPVAIGVDFGTSNSAVGFFRDGSPCLVELEDKRQTIPSAIFYDTEENSVLFGNKAISFYMDGCEGRLLRSLKSILGSSLIDETTEVGYENIYFKDIIVSFIKYLKSRAESTVGHAVDSVVMGRPVRFVDSDEQADALAQEHLEEIAKKAGFHNVLFQYEPIAAALDYEQSVKKEELALIVDIGGGTSDFSVVKVSPDRRGKMDRKQDILANTGVHIGGTDLDLKLNLEQIMPLFGYKTRTRSLFPGDAILDLPPTYYRELATWHKIVFLYNNRVLQRVKNIHYHAEKQELVDRLVTIIQKQNGHRLASDVEAAKIVLSERDAASLSLGYVEKGLRTSVSRKNFECDIENEKENIVLKIKECLKMAEVSSSQIHTLFMTGGSTAIPLIAQACKNAAPAARMVAGSRFGSVGMGLAIDAGIKFGKTRRKGP, from the coding sequence ATGCCGGTGGCTATTGGAGTTGACTTCGGGACATCAAATTCCGCTGTTGGTTTTTTTAGAGATGGCTCACCTTGTCTTGTAGAATTAGAAGACAAAAGACAAACAATCCCAAGCGCCATTTTTTATGACACTGAAGAAAACTCCGTGCTGTTTGGAAACAAAGCCATATCATTTTATATGGATGGCTGTGAGGGACGTCTACTGCGATCACTGAAGAGCATCCTTGGAAGCTCCTTGATCGACGAGACAACGGAGGTGGGTTATGAAAATATCTACTTCAAAGATATCATTGTCAGTTTTATAAAATATTTGAAGAGCAGAGCCGAATCCACTGTAGGCCATGCGGTCGATAGTGTCGTTATGGGAAGACCTGTTCGGTTTGTGGACTCAGACGAGCAGGCAGATGCCCTTGCGCAAGAGCATTTGGAGGAAATTGCAAAAAAAGCAGGTTTTCACAACGTGCTTTTTCAGTATGAACCCATAGCGGCGGCTCTGGATTATGAACAATCGGTAAAGAAAGAAGAACTTGCTTTGATTGTCGATATCGGTGGGGGAACGTCTGATTTTTCTGTCGTTAAAGTTTCTCCGGACAGGAGAGGGAAAATGGACAGAAAGCAAGACATTCTCGCCAACACAGGCGTACATATCGGCGGAACCGATTTGGACTTGAAACTAAATCTTGAACAAATAATGCCTCTGTTCGGCTACAAGACGCGGACAAGGAGCCTTTTTCCCGGTGATGCGATATTGGATTTGCCTCCAACGTATTATCGCGAGCTGGCGACATGGCACAAAATAGTTTTTTTATACAACAACAGAGTATTGCAACGAGTAAAGAACATTCACTATCATGCAGAGAAGCAAGAACTGGTGGATCGGTTGGTCACGATTATCCAAAAGCAGAACGGCCATCGCTTGGCCAGTGATGTTGAGGCTGCGAAAATCGTTCTTTCGGAGCGCGATGCCGCATCACTATCGTTAGGCTATGTTGAAAAAGGGCTTCGAACTTCAGTTTCCCGGAAAAACTTTGAGTGCGATATTGAGAATGAAAAAGAAAATATCGTTCTCAAAATCAAGGAATGCCTCAAAATGGCCGAAGTATCTTCTTCACAAATACATACGCTTTTTATGACAGGTGGAAGCACGGCGATCCCACTCATAGCGCAAGCGTGTAAAAATGCTGCTCCCGCGGCGCGTATGGTGGCAGGAAGTCGATTCGGAAGTGTCGGGATGGGCCTTGCGATTGATGCAGGAATAAAGTTCGGAAAAACGAGACGAAAGGGACCATGA
- a CDS encoding glutamate synthase-related protein, translating to MQYGQKSNDVLGTANRGTPVESGLCSLCRVDCPGRCETWLSSLTGRATLYPRDFGKVTAGANNACPSGVSYDTLRIQGRLYGNQGLTPGLSSSPDDCLFHNVGLETSFGRTRKTHIRLPLMTGALGSTFIAAHYWDCFAVGCALAGIPIVIGENVVGVDRQAVLEHGRIRHAPELDRRIAIYKRYQDEYGAIIVQLNVEDACNGVAEYIVEKYGPDVIIELKWGQGAKDIGGEIKVGNIAYAAFLKKRGYLVDPDPELSEVAQAHAAGAIREFARHSRLGYTDVTSEPQVREAFLKKVTALRGLGFERISLKTGAYGMKALAMAIRYASLAGIDLLTIDGSGGGTGMSPWNMMETWGVPSLPLHAKAQEYAALLAASGQPVADMALAGGFAREDHMFKALALGAPFAKLICMGRAIMIPGFLGSNIEGALHPERRERVHGNWERLPKSVSSLGASPEQLFATWHTLQGRLGAEEMERIPFGAVATFTLLDKLGAGLQQFLAGARKFSVQAISREDIVAANRETERETGIAYVTEAEDDVARRILLS from the coding sequence ATGCAATACGGGCAAAAGAGTAATGACGTGCTGGGAACCGCCAATCGCGGAACCCCTGTTGAATCGGGACTATGCAGCTTGTGCCGGGTCGATTGTCCCGGCCGGTGCGAAACATGGCTTTCCAGCTTGACCGGCCGGGCTACGCTGTACCCACGGGATTTCGGCAAAGTCACCGCCGGCGCGAACAACGCATGCCCGAGCGGCGTTTCCTACGACACGCTGCGTATCCAGGGACGCCTTTACGGCAACCAAGGCCTCACCCCCGGCTTGTCCAGCTCCCCGGACGACTGCCTCTTCCACAATGTCGGTCTGGAGACGAGCTTCGGACGGACCCGGAAAACCCACATCCGGCTTCCGCTCATGACGGGCGCGCTCGGATCGACCTTTATCGCGGCGCATTATTGGGATTGCTTCGCTGTGGGCTGCGCCCTGGCCGGCATTCCCATTGTGATCGGAGAGAATGTGGTCGGCGTCGACCGGCAGGCCGTCTTGGAACATGGCCGCATCCGCCACGCCCCGGAACTCGATCGCCGCATTGCCATCTACAAGCGCTACCAGGACGAATACGGGGCAATAATCGTGCAACTCAATGTCGAGGACGCATGCAACGGTGTGGCCGAATACATCGTTGAAAAATACGGCCCCGATGTGATCATCGAACTCAAATGGGGCCAGGGGGCCAAGGACATCGGCGGCGAGATCAAGGTCGGGAACATCGCCTACGCCGCATTCCTCAAAAAACGCGGCTACCTCGTGGACCCCGATCCTGAACTGTCCGAGGTCGCGCAAGCCCATGCGGCGGGAGCCATCCGGGAATTTGCCCGCCACAGCCGGCTGGGCTATACGGATGTGACCAGCGAGCCCCAGGTGCGGGAGGCCTTCCTGAAAAAGGTCACGGCTCTTCGCGGCCTGGGCTTCGAACGTATTTCCCTCAAGACCGGGGCGTACGGCATGAAGGCGCTGGCCATGGCCATCCGCTATGCATCGCTGGCGGGGATCGATCTGCTCACCATCGACGGATCCGGCGGCGGCACGGGCATGAGCCCCTGGAACATGATGGAGACATGGGGCGTCCCCTCCCTCCCGCTCCATGCCAAGGCCCAGGAATACGCTGCCCTCCTCGCCGCCTCGGGACAGCCCGTGGCGGACATGGCCTTGGCCGGCGGGTTCGCCCGGGAAGACCACATGTTCAAGGCCCTGGCGCTCGGCGCGCCGTTCGCCAAGCTCATCTGCATGGGAAGAGCCATCATGATCCCAGGCTTTCTAGGCTCGAATATCGAAGGCGCCCTGCATCCCGAGCGGCGGGAACGTGTGCACGGCAACTGGGAAAGGCTGCCGAAATCCGTATCGTCCCTCGGCGCCTCGCCGGAACAACTCTTCGCCACATGGCACACCCTCCAAGGCCGGCTGGGCGCGGAGGAGATGGAACGCATACCCTTCGGAGCCGTGGCCACCTTTACCTTGCTCGACAAGCTCGGGGCCGGGCTGCAACAATTCCTCGCCGGGGCGCGCAAGTTCTCCGTCCAGGCCATTTCCCGGGAGGACATCGTTGCCGCGAACCGGGAAACCGAGCGTGAGACGGGCATCGCCTATGTCACGGAGGCCGAGGATGACGTGGCCCGGCGTATTCTGCTCTCCTGA
- a CDS encoding MarR family winged helix-turn-helix transcriptional regulator, with protein sequence METKDDLILGTVRQFQRVAAKYARIKELPIPVADGIEVTPREAHTIEAVGNRQQTSVSDVANAFGIAKSAASQMVAKLCDKGFLEKKQAPHSNKELQLTLTPLGQKAFDAHARFHDEDKEALMERLRGYSLSQVATISVLLEALGEGMDNRLSW encoded by the coding sequence ATGGAAACAAAGGACGATCTCATCCTGGGTACGGTGCGCCAATTCCAGCGTGTGGCCGCCAAATACGCCCGCATCAAGGAACTGCCGATCCCGGTTGCGGACGGCATTGAGGTCACGCCCCGTGAGGCCCATACCATCGAGGCCGTGGGCAACCGGCAACAGACGAGCGTCAGCGACGTGGCCAACGCCTTCGGCATCGCCAAGAGCGCGGCCTCCCAGATGGTGGCCAAGCTGTGCGACAAGGGCTTTCTTGAAAAAAAACAGGCCCCGCACAGCAACAAGGAATTGCAGCTGACACTCACGCCCCTTGGCCAAAAGGCCTTTGACGCCCATGCGCGTTTTCATGACGAGGACAAGGAGGCCTTGATGGAACGGCTTCGCGGCTATTCCCTGTCCCAGGTCGCGACGATTTCCGTGTTGCTCGAAGCTCTTGGGGAAGGCATGGACAATCGGCTGTCCTGGTAG